One region of Exiguobacterium acetylicum genomic DNA includes:
- a CDS encoding FixH family protein yields the protein MKKAWLYSGLILSTGIVLAGCGNEKQAMDHDNMQGSGKPTVEVNVNVPAKTMEEDKVVFKASAVEQKKPVNLEDVTFEVWEAGKQDGAHQKFKATLKKTGSYQAEAKLAEGEYEGLYHINDKKGLHHMDKISFVVMDHSHEKEEASHEHGHDHEAVDGLSVHYMGATKAKAGAELPVSFHVFLDGKPLKANVQVEVIETGIEKHNYVPLEKKGDAYSGKVTLTAPGQTTVRLHVENDQLHHHQDELITVAK from the coding sequence ATGAAAAAGGCATGGCTATATTCCGGTCTTATTCTGTCGACGGGGATCGTACTCGCAGGGTGTGGCAATGAAAAACAGGCAATGGATCACGATAACATGCAAGGGTCAGGAAAACCGACGGTCGAAGTCAACGTCAATGTTCCAGCCAAGACAATGGAAGAAGATAAAGTTGTTTTTAAAGCGTCAGCTGTCGAACAAAAGAAACCAGTCAATCTTGAGGACGTGACATTTGAAGTTTGGGAAGCCGGAAAACAAGACGGTGCCCATCAAAAGTTCAAGGCAACCTTGAAAAAGACGGGTTCTTATCAAGCAGAAGCTAAACTTGCTGAAGGTGAGTATGAAGGACTGTATCATATCAATGATAAAAAAGGACTCCATCATATGGATAAGATCTCATTTGTTGTCATGGATCATTCACATGAAAAAGAGGAAGCATCTCACGAACATGGACATGATCACGAAGCTGTCGACGGTCTGTCTGTTCATTACATGGGCGCAACAAAAGCGAAAGCTGGTGCTGAACTTCCCGTCTCTTTTCATGTTTTCCTTGATGGGAAACCACTAAAGGCGAACGTACAAGTGGAAGTCATTGAAACGGGCATTGAAAAGCATAACTACGTTCCTTTAGAAAAAAAGGGCGATGCCTATAGCGGGAAAGTGACATTGACTGCACCTGGTCAGACGACGGTTCGACTCCATGTCGAAAATGACCAACTCCATCATCATCAAGATGAACTTATCACCGTCGCGAAATAA
- the ccpA gene encoding catabolite control protein A, whose translation MNSNITIYDVAREAAVSMATVSRVVNGNPNVKPSTRKKVQDAIEQLGYRPNAVARGLASKKTTTVGVIVPDISNIFFADLARGIEDVATMYKYNIILCNSDQNREKEIHLLNTLLGKQVDGIIFMGGRLHEDLVREFKTSPVPIVLAATLNQDYDLPAVNIDYESAAHDAVKSLIDRGHERIGFITGPLEQQINGEKKFAGYRRALEEANLPFNEQNVVLGNYTYDSGMKAMNQLLELGEDCPRAIFAGTDEMALGVIHALQDAGHRVPEDFEVIGHDNTRLATMIRPKLTTVVQPMYDIGAVSMRLLTKILNKEEIETNDVTLPHRIEQRDSTRP comes from the coding sequence TTGAATAGTAATATTACGATTTACGATGTCGCACGAGAGGCTGCTGTTTCGATGGCGACCGTATCGCGTGTCGTCAACGGAAACCCGAATGTCAAACCATCTACACGAAAGAAGGTCCAAGACGCAATCGAACAGCTTGGTTATCGTCCAAACGCTGTTGCCCGTGGACTGGCAAGTAAAAAAACTACGACGGTCGGTGTCATCGTGCCCGATATCTCGAACATCTTCTTTGCGGATTTAGCACGCGGGATTGAGGATGTCGCGACAATGTATAAATATAACATCATTTTATGTAACTCCGACCAAAACCGGGAAAAAGAAATTCATTTGCTCAATACATTACTCGGAAAACAGGTGGATGGAATCATCTTCATGGGTGGACGTCTGCACGAGGATCTCGTTCGTGAGTTCAAAACATCACCGGTTCCGATCGTTCTTGCTGCGACGTTGAATCAAGATTATGATCTTCCTGCCGTCAACATCGATTATGAGAGTGCTGCGCACGATGCTGTTAAGTCTTTGATCGACCGTGGACATGAACGGATTGGATTCATCACTGGACCACTCGAACAGCAAATCAATGGTGAAAAGAAATTTGCGGGTTATCGCCGAGCACTCGAAGAAGCAAATCTTCCGTTTAACGAGCAAAATGTCGTCCTTGGAAACTATACGTATGATTCAGGAATGAAGGCGATGAATCAATTGCTTGAACTTGGAGAAGATTGCCCACGCGCGATTTTTGCTGGAACGGATGAGATGGCTCTTGGTGTCATCCATGCCTTACAGGATGCGGGACACCGTGTACCGGAAGACTTCGAAGTCATCGGACACGATAACACACGTCTTGCAACGATGATTCGTCCGAAACTGACGACTGTCGTTCAACCGATGTATGATATCGGAGCAGTCTCGATGCGTCTATTGACGAAAATCTTGAACAAAGAAGAAATTGAAACGAACGATGTTACGTTACCACACCGGATCGAACAACGGGATTCGACACGTCCTTAA
- a CDS encoding bifunctional 3-deoxy-7-phosphoheptulonate synthase/chorismate mutase: protein MDQHAELKRLRDELDLVNAELLELMNRRGQIAVEIGKVKRAQGLDRYDPVRERQMLESIAANNHGPFETGRLQHVFKEIFKASLELQGEDRTRKLLVSRKQKPTNTIIRIGDAVIGDGSQQLIAGPCAVESEEQVFEVAEQLAKHGVKFMRGGAYKPRTSPYDFQGLGLEGLKMLKKAADAHGLHVITEIMTPSAVESALPYVDIIQVGARNMQNFDLLKEVGRTNKPVLLKRGLSATLEEFMYAAEYIMASGNDQVILCERGIRTYERATRNTLDISAVPILKQETHLPVMVDVTHSTGRKDLLLPTAKAAYAIGADAVMVEVHPFPALALSDANQQLDFQEFDTFIENLTTTFPALNVQ from the coding sequence ATGGATCAACATGCAGAATTAAAAAGATTACGTGATGAACTCGATTTAGTGAATGCAGAATTATTGGAATTGATGAACAGACGAGGTCAAATTGCCGTTGAAATCGGAAAAGTTAAACGAGCACAAGGGCTTGATCGATACGACCCTGTTCGAGAACGTCAAATGCTCGAATCAATTGCCGCTAATAACCATGGACCTTTTGAAACAGGACGCCTTCAGCATGTATTTAAAGAAATTTTCAAAGCTTCTCTTGAATTACAAGGAGAAGATCGGACTCGGAAATTACTCGTATCACGGAAACAAAAACCGACGAATACGATCATCCGGATCGGAGATGCCGTCATCGGAGACGGTTCACAACAATTGATCGCTGGACCGTGTGCGGTCGAGAGCGAAGAACAAGTATTTGAGGTCGCGGAACAGCTCGCGAAACATGGCGTGAAGTTCATGCGAGGCGGAGCGTACAAACCACGTACATCGCCTTACGACTTCCAAGGGCTAGGACTCGAAGGTCTAAAGATGTTGAAAAAAGCAGCGGACGCGCACGGTTTGCATGTCATCACTGAAATCATGACACCGAGCGCCGTTGAATCTGCTTTACCATATGTCGACATCATCCAGGTCGGCGCACGCAACATGCAAAACTTCGATTTACTCAAAGAAGTCGGTCGGACGAATAAGCCGGTTCTTTTAAAACGAGGTCTTTCTGCAACGCTCGAGGAATTCATGTACGCGGCTGAGTACATCATGGCGAGTGGTAACGATCAAGTCATCTTATGTGAGCGTGGTATTCGGACGTATGAACGTGCAACACGGAACACGCTTGATATCTCAGCAGTTCCGATTCTGAAGCAAGAGACGCATCTCCCTGTCATGGTCGATGTCACACACTCGACAGGACGTAAGGATTTACTCTTGCCAACAGCAAAAGCGGCATACGCGATCGGGGCAGACGCTGTCATGGTCGAAGTCCATCCGTTCCCAGCACTTGCGTTGTCTGATGCGAACCAACAACTCGATTTCCAAGAATTCGATACGTTCATCGAAAACTTGACGACTACCTTTCCGGCACTAAACGTTCAATGA
- a CDS encoding YtxH domain-containing protein codes for MTKQHPYQAQDSSKGGGFLAGVIVGGLIGAAAALLSSPKSGREVRNLIDERTAPARQRLTEQTQVVREKAEPLVGEWIQLAKDKAAPVIEKAKNNPTVQEAAQYAGFEKDQASIDAALAEAEQLVRDIEREIGDEVDGASVAEEIDTETVVELSELREQLADEQEEDNDPQSDVNHKK; via the coding sequence ATGACAAAACAACACCCATATCAAGCACAAGATTCTTCTAAAGGAGGAGGCTTCCTTGCCGGAGTCATCGTTGGTGGATTGATTGGTGCTGCGGCAGCTCTCCTTTCTAGCCCAAAATCAGGTCGTGAAGTACGCAATCTGATTGACGAGCGTACGGCTCCTGCGCGTCAACGTTTGACGGAACAGACACAAGTCGTCCGTGAAAAAGCGGAGCCACTCGTAGGTGAGTGGATTCAACTAGCGAAAGATAAGGCAGCACCTGTCATTGAAAAAGCGAAGAACAATCCAACGGTTCAAGAAGCGGCACAATATGCGGGCTTTGAGAAGGATCAGGCAAGCATTGATGCTGCTCTCGCAGAAGCGGAGCAACTCGTACGGGACATCGAACGTGAAATCGGCGACGAAGTGGATGGGGCGTCTGTTGCAGAAGAGATCGACACGGAGACGGTCGTTGAACTTTCGGAGTTACGTGAACAGTTAGCAGACGAACAAGAGGAAGACAATGATCCACAGTCTGATGTGAATCATAAGAAATAA
- a CDS encoding DUF948 domain-containing protein has protein sequence MEITLGGIAGLVAAIAFVVLVIFLARVLGAASKTLNNVANTTAGLERQLDGIMMETTALLHKTNRLVDTIEEKTELLAPVANSIEELGTSLNKVTDSVRTVSDTVAGAADTNKEQIAQAVRWGSVAVELFKKNKPAETTVQNHSTATTTVEKKPRRRFRKKAEAPVTPEVVSVPDVESIPDELKGDRKS, from the coding sequence ATGGAAATCACATTAGGCGGAATCGCCGGATTAGTCGCTGCGATCGCATTCGTAGTGCTCGTCATTTTCCTTGCCCGTGTATTAGGTGCTGCGAGTAAGACGCTCAACAATGTAGCCAACACGACAGCAGGACTTGAACGTCAATTAGACGGTATCATGATGGAGACGACAGCGTTGTTACATAAGACGAATCGTCTGGTCGATACGATTGAAGAAAAAACAGAATTGCTTGCACCTGTCGCAAACTCGATCGAAGAACTCGGTACGTCATTAAACAAAGTGACAGATTCTGTCCGGACAGTATCCGATACGGTTGCTGGTGCAGCGGATACGAATAAAGAACAGATTGCGCAAGCAGTCCGTTGGGGCTCAGTCGCTGTAGAGTTATTTAAGAAAAATAAACCGGCAGAGACTACGGTTCAAAATCATTCGACGGCAACGACGACGGTTGAGAAAAAGCCACGTCGTCGATTCCGGAAAAAAGCAGAGGCGCCGGTCACACCGGAAGTCGTGTCAGTACCGGACGTCGAAAGCATTCCAGATGAGTTGAAGGGAGATCGTAAATCATGA
- a CDS encoding aminopeptidase codes for MRDPRLTQLATNLINYSVALEPGEKVLIENFGIERELVEALVEAAYAAGGHPFVLLKDNRILRKLYRNASEEQLQLMADIERKQMQAMDAYIGLRAGDNINELSDVPAEQMKLYGQTIGKMHTQDRVKGTKWVVLRFPTASMAQLANQSTEAFEDFYFDVCTLDYEKMGQAMEPLVDLMNRTDRVRLVGPGTDLTFSIKDIPAIKCAGNANIPDGEVFTAPVKDSVNGVISYNTPSPYQGFTFENVKLTFKDGKIVEATANDTDRINQVFDTDAGSRFVGEFAIGVNPFIQHPMKDILFDEKIDGSFHFTPGQAYEEAYNGNDSSVHWDLVNIQRPDYGGGEIWFDDVLIRKDGRFVLPELEVLNPENLK; via the coding sequence ATGCGTGACCCACGTCTTACTCAACTGGCAACGAATCTCATTAACTATTCGGTTGCCCTTGAACCTGGTGAAAAAGTATTGATTGAAAACTTCGGCATCGAACGCGAACTGGTCGAGGCACTCGTTGAAGCTGCCTACGCGGCTGGCGGTCATCCGTTCGTTTTACTTAAGGATAATCGTATCCTACGAAAATTATACCGAAATGCTTCAGAAGAGCAACTCCAATTGATGGCAGACATCGAACGCAAGCAAATGCAAGCGATGGATGCATACATCGGACTACGTGCTGGTGACAACATCAATGAATTATCAGATGTGCCGGCTGAACAGATGAAACTGTACGGTCAAACGATCGGTAAGATGCACACACAAGATCGTGTCAAAGGAACGAAATGGGTCGTCCTTCGTTTCCCAACCGCATCGATGGCGCAACTTGCGAACCAATCAACAGAAGCATTCGAAGACTTCTACTTCGATGTCTGTACGCTTGATTACGAAAAAATGGGTCAAGCGATGGAACCACTCGTTGACTTGATGAACCGGACGGATCGTGTTCGTCTCGTCGGGCCAGGAACGGATCTAACGTTTTCGATCAAAGACATCCCAGCCATCAAATGCGCTGGAAATGCCAACATTCCAGACGGTGAAGTCTTTACGGCACCGGTCAAGGATTCGGTCAACGGTGTCATCTCGTACAATACACCGTCTCCATATCAAGGGTTCACGTTTGAAAACGTCAAACTGACGTTCAAAGACGGTAAAATCGTCGAAGCAACAGCGAACGATACAGATCGGATCAATCAAGTCTTCGATACAGATGCTGGTTCCCGTTTCGTCGGCGAATTCGCGATCGGCGTCAATCCTTTCATTCAGCATCCGATGAAGGATATTCTATTCGATGAAAAAATCGATGGTAGCTTCCACTTCACACCAGGTCAAGCTTACGAAGAAGCCTACAATGGTAATGACTCATCCGTTCACTGGGATCTCGTCAACATCCAACGTCCCGATTACGGTGGTGGAGAAATCTGGTTCGACGACGTATTGATCCGTAAAGACGGTCGTTTCGTCCTTCCAGAACTCGAAGTCCTCAATCCTGAAAACCTGAAATAA
- a CDS encoding Dps family protein translates to MISNHAKSALNQQVANYGVLFVKLHNYHWYIKGPDFLTLHEKLEELYTWVSEQYDVVAERLLMNNGTPSATLKEYLEQTTLEEAKSGLSADEMIDSVIKDFQQVRKEMLDAIEHLEAQDVTVEDDLLGQAKEIEKQIWMLRATLKK, encoded by the coding sequence ATGATTAGTAATCATGCAAAATCAGCCTTGAATCAACAGGTAGCAAACTATGGGGTACTGTTCGTCAAACTCCACAATTATCATTGGTACATTAAAGGACCAGACTTCTTAACGCTTCACGAGAAGCTTGAAGAACTTTATACATGGGTGTCTGAACAATATGATGTTGTTGCAGAACGTCTACTGATGAATAACGGAACACCTTCTGCGACACTGAAAGAGTATTTAGAGCAAACGACGCTTGAAGAAGCGAAATCAGGATTATCGGCAGATGAGATGATTGATTCCGTCATCAAAGACTTCCAACAAGTCCGAAAAGAGATGCTCGATGCGATTGAACATCTTGAGGCACAAGACGTGACGGTTGAAGATGATTTACTTGGTCAAGCGAAGGAAATCGAAAAACAAATTTGGATGCTTCGTGCGACATTGAAAAAATAA
- a CDS encoding DUF2179 domain-containing protein, protein MGQILLILLLQLIYVPVLTLRTIMLVKGRTVIAGLFGTVETLIYIFALGIVFQDLTTLGMVVYALGFGLGILVGGYVERKLAIGYNMIQVHTQEFPAELIQVIRDNGFGVTHYQGQGRDGVRYRLDVLAARTRMKVLRNLVEEYEPKAFLVAFDSVDFKGGYMLKGLKRPR, encoded by the coding sequence ATGGGACAGATTTTACTCATCTTATTGCTCCAGTTGATTTACGTTCCTGTTTTGACATTACGGACGATCATGCTCGTCAAAGGGCGGACTGTCATTGCCGGATTATTTGGCACAGTCGAAACATTGATTTACATTTTTGCACTAGGAATCGTATTCCAAGACTTAACGACACTCGGCATGGTCGTTTACGCGCTTGGATTTGGTTTAGGAATACTCGTCGGTGGATATGTCGAGCGAAAACTCGCCATCGGTTACAATATGATTCAAGTGCATACGCAAGAATTTCCAGCGGAACTGATTCAAGTCATTCGCGATAATGGTTTTGGCGTGACACATTACCAAGGTCAAGGACGAGACGGTGTCCGTTACCGGTTAGACGTGCTCGCGGCTCGAACACGTATGAAAGTGCTTCGTAATCTCGTCGAAGAATACGAACCGAAAGCATTTCTCGTCGCATTTGATTCCGTCGACTTCAAAGGTGGGTATATGTTGAAAGGATTAAAGCGTCCTCGATAG